The DNA segment cacgcttaactttggagttcttatgtgatgagctaccgaaaaaaagatgcaccttcttgatatgagtagtacatatcaaatcttttaagccctcctcaactgcacagttccatacctgaacagtttcggaatccctctctttctggtgtaagatcggttcatttatgttccctccgcctagaagcctaccaggagccgctcattgtccgtgtaacctcatggcaccggcgatcacccctcGCCCTCTTTGGCCCCGGGCCTCATATGctttcagaacgcgacgtcctcaTCGCGGCCTGAccccctcgatccaccagcgccgagaatctagaggtggctcctacaggtttaagaggtggctcccgtcatgtagcactttgccccgctgGTTCAAGAAGTGGCTctcatgcacgtagcactttgcctcGCATAGCAATTATTTCTCGGTGTTCCATGCTGGTgacctgctctgataccattctgtcactcCCCGAGTCTGGGCTCATGCATGCGTGATTGCACAATGGGCCCTTATAGCAACTACTTTGTATTGTtatcgttttacgaaaatgattaacccaagttgctatagaagtccattgtaagtcattataaactcattttaaaccTTTGATTTTTAAGTTGTGGGACAATGgtattattttatcatgttttggcagcgtgtccgttaGTTTCAAAAACGATTTCAAACCAAGCGTAAAATCgacgtatttttgaaaataaacgttcTACCGTAAAAGTGATaaaaacacatatatttttcgtgcatcaacaattaaatcatgcataatatgatttgtatgatgttaaaagagtttaagAAACATgcttttgcgtttataacgctcgattattcgatTTTCGGTGAGAGTGCGACGTTGGatgaccggacgacgaagaacacaagcttttctttcttcctaattttcgaaattattgtgtgtgtgtgtaaggtGTGATTCATTGCTAATGGGAGATGATTTATGAGGTTTAGAAGACCTAAATaatctatttataattaattaacaaattaaatgggctttggttttgggcttgcatgcttaagggtaattgggccgacttaaattaattaaatttggctcaataatacttaattaattaaataataaaagtttataaaattagtgttcataaaataatatttttgatcttttaaaactctttgtttgcccaaaaccggcttccaggcaaaaatcgagctcgattctaaaaataattcgaactctaacatttttagaaaaattaaatcatttttaatcatattaggaatccttgtcattatttaaataaaaatacatattcttgtcttggtcgtcctcggtcttctttcccctgcctattatcgaatattcgggtaaaatccttaatttcatgaaaatatgtcacataatcatttaatcattcaaacatacatttaatcatataataaatatcatgcaaacatttaaaaacaattaagcaattaaaataattttgcgtgcaggtggtttacgtaggttggtttttttcggacgttacaacaTAGCTGCATCGGCTGTAGCAAAGTAGggtgtttggatgaggaatttcatcAAGAGTTGGGTGTAATTCCTAAAACAGTTAATCTAGTCCCGGTCTACTATGATAACACAGGTGCGGTTGCGCAAACGAAGGAACCGAGGTCTCATCAgtaatccaaacatatactgaggaagttccacataatccgggagattgtgggaagaggagacataTCGATAGAGAGAGTCACATCCACAGATAATGTTGCAGATCCACTGACGAAGCttttgccaggaccattgtttgagaagcatcccGAAGCAATGGGTCTAAGATCTATTggtagttggctatagggcAAGTAGGGGTGTTCATCTGTCGGTTCGGTTCGTTTTTCGGTTtttaatttcggttttttcggttttacaaATACATAATCCGATATctgaaccatttttcttcggttcagTTTTCTACCGAAATgattcggttatttcggtcggttatttcgttttgatacaattatttaaattaataagataaatatattgtaaaatataatatgttatctttttacatgatttcttagtaaaacatttaaaaataaattctaaataaattacataaataacAATCAActgaatattattcaaaataattcatcattcactaatatcatctaaaaaaataaataataaaaataaaattattaatttattgaaatttcagttttttcgatcggttcggttttgacatatataatctgaaaccgaaccaaataaatgtcggttttaacatttatatctgaattataaaattcgattttcggttcgattcagtgTTCGGTTTTCtcggtttggattttcggttttttccgaagtttgaacacccctaagGGCAAGTGaggattgttagagtagatgtccggcaagccaacttgtggctagaACTTTTATTGaatctaatgtaaaacaatcttatcttaataatatttttaattcaaatatgaCATTATGCATTATCCGTATACACATGCAAACTACAtggataaagtccttgaatatacaataggtaccatgaggtctgcctctcaacgtaagaccatgaaactcattaggaagtgtaacgtatattctaaacaggttactagtcgattcagccgcctaaaataaggataaaggtcgctcgagctcgagactagcatctagggtgtaaacgtcatgtttcattggcaatgACATGAAGATGTCCATTAacacagatgagtgatcatgtgatgatacactgaacaaccctccctcggactgtccaagttgTTACCACTTATCGAGtagaatagtccgcagttatggttgtacatcattagtcttttgacctgtgacaatgtaggggctatacgtactagcatgcactttgatctgtttaccgactccattgagggtcatcaggtggcgaggtttggtgtagtttcgaaatacgtaggagcaaatgcattgtagtcaaagattcaccgtttgcctacggatgaagatatcttatgtgatctgatgagttaatagtgcaaagagtctctggccagagcaagaaatttgctttagggaaaggtgttttcctagttacACGTACCATGCCattattagtactcaaagataaatctcatcattatcgaattcatatgcaactctcgatatactaatggttgcagattcgatcgggatataagTGTTAAAGGggccgtactgtacgctaaccatgacttaaggttcttgcatacactatcagtgatacctaggggatcatggggcgacactactagaagctcttaccatgatccgatgggtgcaatcagaaatgagttctgaaatttttgatcaaagagttgatgaaaattattgggttaactagggtaaacccaaatatgaataaatgttattttgaatcacatggagatgtgaacccatggCTAGCTATATTCCTGAACtgttgagggtcacacaagtatcggattctgtgttccagttgagatagtcaaatttcaaggagttggaatttggaaactatagtttgatagagatcaaacatgaagcttataaaagagtttatgagttgattccataggatggaagaaatggaaatTAGCATGGTTGCTGAATAAGGAAAGAGAGTGGAACTACCTGTTTTAGTAAAAGAGTTTACAAAACTGGCAGTTGCCAAATATAGTAACTGTCATTATGGTAAGTTCAAAATTTGgtgaatgaaaattttgatattcgaaattttcgattttcattatatgaacaagatttgtatctttGGTACATCGGCACTCTCGGATcatcgatcggggttataatgagttcgaaatcatttttttgtgaatttggaatttacaattaaatgattgtgctagtagtggtgattactaacatgcacaaattctcatatatATTCTAGAGGAGTGTAGAATTAAATTCACCTAtgagttaattatataaattaaataatagttattcAATTTAAtcgatatacatatatattttatatggtgatataaaatatgtgtatatatatggtattaatatatcatgttttatcaaaagttgataaatatattatatattaataatatgagaatttaattataatgaatAGATAGAGCCCTTGTACCACAAAGACTAGAAGTCCTTGTGGGAGAGTGACTtctaattagattaggagtctcactctataaatacatcattaggGCTCATTACTTGATGATAGCAAATTGCACACAAAACCACCACAATTCCTCTCCAATTTCTCCTTGAAAGTCACGGTCACCATGAGTTTCTTGTGAAGAAATTTTCTGCCACCTTGTGTCCTTCCACCGCCGCTGCACcgtctccggattttggaaattcggaggctTCAGTCTCAACACACAAATCACTTGCGAttactagtgcaatccaagcgaggaaGATAGTGTtcgatcgtggacctgattagattATCAAAAAGGAGAGCCgttcgtagagatttacaagaaAGACTATATCCGCGTAAAaatcggaatagtttggagtccaagcGTTAAAAACGCAAGGTATAATTTCAAACTCCCTATGTATAGTTTTAAACACACAATGCCcaagcaaaaaaaatttaaacttctggtgcatcttgggtgcgagaatatGATGTCCCAACTGGTACTATCTTTCATCATGGCCGGATTTCAAAGGCTTGGTTTCATCATTTTCGTCACAATATCCTGTCGAATTATCGGGCTTCATGGAATGATCAATATACAGATATATATGATGTGCTTGTATGAGAACAATTGTCCAAGAATCGTTTTTGAAAGAAAGTTGTAATCACTAGGGAGACAAGAATCCAAATGTTGTACATTAAGATTATACAagttttttggaaaatttaagAGGGGTGACTGACCGTCTCTTGTCTCTACTCTCTACTGTCCCATCTTCCTTATTTCATCGACAAATGAGTTTTCTAGAGCTACATCATCTGAGGTGTCTACAGATGCAAACACCGAAACATCTGAGGCAGACAAGATTGTCGATGGAATGGACTTTGGTGAGCTCTGCAATGAGTTTGAGTGCATAAGCAGTCCATCTGTGGAATCCACTGCTCGACAACTTGCTCGCGACATTCTTCAACTTCGGAAAGGAAACCGTACTCTGGGGGTCTTCGCCGTTTCTGTCAAGTACAGGGTATTAGATTATGCATTCTAAATTTTCATGATCATTAACCTTATGTTGCGGAAAAAATCAAGATTCTTGGATCATATTTAACATTTACATTTCGAATGTGGGAAAGTGATTGGAATTCTATTGTGTTCTATTGTATTTCAGGATAATGGATTTCTTAAAACTAGTCTTCTACCATGATTTGTGTCTGTTATAGTTTTCAGTCTTTGAGATTTTTTCTGAGAAGAAATGACTTCAGGATTTAGTGAGAAGCTTCACTGGTAGACAAAAGTACCGAGACAACTATGGGCAACTGATGCGTTAGAGAAGCCCAAAGTGGTGATTTTCAGTTGAAACTTTAATCATATACCTCAGAAGATGAAATGTGAAATCATTCTTATAACCAATGTACATATGCTTGCACAGACTGTGCAGGAGATGGTGATGCTGTCAACAAGTGTGTTAAATATCAAGTGGACTGTTAGAGGGGAGCCCAAGTCTCCAATTTTTAGTGTTGCAGGAGACTTGGTTGTCaaagtgaatttgaaattcgtTCTAAGTCAGATCAGTGGGCAAGTTATCGAGCACGAGGAGACCTGGGATTTATCTGATTCGTCGCCTATAGTTCAATCATGGTTCTGGACATCAAGATGACTATTTGCCACGGTTCAAACAGGAAAAGATGTTTCTGAATTCATGGACTTGACGAATCGCTTCCAAACAGAGAATAAGAATACGGAAATCTACCTAGATCCTCCTGGTGATCCAACAAAGGTGAAAGCCCATTACACTGACACAGAATCCTCTCCACCAAAACCGATTACTTGACTGATTTGTACTGTTATTTCTTGATCCAGTTTCGCAAAGGAACGATGGTCTTCAGAGAGATCTATACCAGGTTGCATTATTTCTTGCGGTTGCCTATCTTGAGGACAACTCTGTAAAGGCACACTTGCGCATGTTAATTTTATGCCACACCAGAAAAAATGAAGCTTAGATTTTGCAACGGGATACCATTTGATGTCAGTTTCATCtaagtaatttttttgtaaCTAATGTTTGTCACTATTCTCTGAATATATTCTGTTTTACCAACGTTTATCGAAAAATATCAATTACGCCAGCATAAATAGGCCTGATCCCGGTTTCTGAACCAATGGTTCTAGATCGCATGAAAGGTGAATCCCAAACCGAACCGCTTGGTTATAATTCCAGTTCCAGTATgaaacattattattataaagcaaaataataagaatttggGAAGAACAAAAGTGGACATTTTCAGTTGCCCACCTATTTTACATTTAAAGGCAAAAAAGATATACAATAATACAATAAGTGGGCCAGTATAACGATACAACAAGGatttttgaagaacaaaaaagtCGACATTTTCAATGTGCAACTTCTGTGACATCTCCTGTTGGGGAAAGAATGTCAAACCAAGAGTACTTGAAAAGTCTGACCTGTGATACTTGATGGGTGCGGAAGCTAGAACCAACTTTGGTGAAAAGGGGAAAAATGGTAGGAAAAAAAAAGTTCACAAGCTATATTTCCCTGAGGTTAATACAAAGATTCATCACAATGCTGTGTAGCTCAAACCTTTTTGCTATGGTACAACATAAACAGCACTTCTCGATACTTCTCTTTGTGACGGAAGTTCATTCTATGAGGTTGAGGAGGGCGGCAATTAGTAAAAAGAATGATAGAAAGTTCATGCCAGACATATTGAACGCAGCAGATATATTATGGGCGGCCACAGCATAAGTATTTCCAGTAACGTCATCATTTAATTTGATGCTAGATGAGCCTGATATTGACAAGTAAAAGAATGAGATTATAAGACCAAACTTCAACCATGGAAACAACTCGATCACAAACTATACTTAAACTCACAGTTATATTGTGTCCATCCAATGGTTTGATTTTCAAGGTCATACAAAATAAGCTTGTCTGATAATGCTAGATCTGCAaacaaatgaataaaaaatgaaCCACAAACTCTTTCAAGTCATCAAGTAGTTTATTCCAAAAAAAAGAAATGGTCATCAAGTAGCTCATTTATTCTGGTTTTGAGACAAGTTGCGAGACTTTGTCAGGTTGATCGTTAGAACTAATGATACACCCATTAGAGAACAGACTAAAAATAGAGTAGCTTCTGCACATGCTCACCAGCACAGTTTATTAGAACAACAGGTAAAATACTTATATGACattaattttaatcatattccACACGAAGGACCCCTAATAGTTCTCACTAGCGATTATGCATGCAAACCATGTGAGGAATTCAAGCAGCTATTGAAAATTAGCCAACTAAGAAACAGGCCACGTATCAATAAATCCAGAAAGGGCCATTATGTTTGTTTCCCTGacaagaaaagatttttttttataggaaacgatatttattaataataaatttaagagAAGTACATCAGTGGACTAGAAGTTCACTGTCATAATGTAGCACACAATAGTAAAACTAACTTAGTGATACACATAATCCCAATTTCTCATTAACTCTAAAACAGAGACATTCTTGAAATCTTTATGATTGCCAATCCACATAGCAatgttaattttgattttttcgcAGCACATTTCCGTATTTGCCTCAATCTCTTCGAAAATTCTTCTGTTTCTCTCCAACCAAACCGTCCAACAAATGCAATGAACCACGACATGCCAAAAAATTCTTCCTCTATTACCGGTATGCTGTCCCAAGTCCGTATTAAATAAGTCCTTTGTTGACTTAGGTATAACCCAAACCAGCCGCATCTCTTGCAAAGCTCTAGCCCACAATGATGTCGAGAATGGCCAATGGATGAGCATATGATCCTGAGGCTCTATATCATTTCTGCACAGCACGCACCAATTGGGACACAAAACAATGCTGGGGCATCTTTTTTGAATCATCTCCGAGGTCGGTAGCTTACCCAGAGCAGCTGTCCAAGAAAAAAGCTGGATCTTGTTTGGAACCGGAACTTTCCAAATAAGATAGAATAAGTGAAACTCTGATGAAAGATTATTTGGGAAAAAAGACTCGTAGAATGAACTGACAGAGAAAATAGCCGTAGAATCCCCGCTCCACTGAATAAAATTATCTACCCCTTCAACTAACCTGACTGAATCTAAAACTCCTAATAACTCTGACAACTGAGTAATCTCCCAATCTCTTACAACCCTTCTAAAATGGAAGTCCCAAGATTGATTGCGCGTGACATTGTCAAAATGGACAAAAAATGATATTGGCAAATTGTGAAGTGATGATAGACGAAACAAAGCTGGATATTTTTCTTTGAACGAAGACTCCCCCCACCATCTATTCTCCCAAAATCTAACCTTATTACCTCCTCTCACCTTAATAGTAACTCTCTGTTTAAAAGTCGGGTATAAACGGGAAATAAACTTCCATGGGCATCTAAACGTGACGTTCCTTGCCAACCCCGCATCCCACTTATTTTCTTGTAACCCATATTTACTAACAATTATCTTTTTCCATAATGTCCCATCTTCTTCGAAAAATCTCCACCACCACTTCCCGAGCAAGGCCTtatttctgaaaataattttccaACCACCCAATCCCCCTTTATCCTTTGGTTTACACACTTGTTCCCATGCAACCAAATGGATGTGACCATCACCATCCGCTCCGTCCCATAAAACGTTTCTTGCAATCTTGTCCATCGAATCCGCTATACCTTTGGGGACCCTAAATAAAGAAATGTAATAAATCGGAATGGAATTCAAACCGATAATATCAAAGTTAATCTTCCCCCTCTTGACAGGAATGCTTTCTTCCACGAAGCCAAATTTTTTCGACAATTTAGCAACCACGGGCTCCCAGAACGATGCTTGTAACGGATTACCTCCCAACGGTACTCCCAAGTAGTTAATAGGCCAATTCTCCTTAATACATCCCAATTGAAGCGCAAACCTTTCTACTTCTCCTTGTTCACGGTGGATACCCAACAGAGCACTCTTTTCGCAATTGATTTTCAATCCAGACATATCACAAAAAGAATTCACCACTTGCACCAGAAACCTTATGTGATCATCAGTCTGTCCGAAGAAGAGCGTATCATCCGCAAATTGAATGTGTGATATCTCGATCTTGTCTCTACCAACCTCTATCCCTCTTATGAGATTCCTATCCTTTGCTTTGTCGATCATTCTACCCATTACATCCACTACcaaattgaaaagaaaaggagacaATGGATCTCCTTGACGGAGCCTTTTGAAAGCCCTAAATTTTCCTCTCGGCCTTCCATTAATCATAACAGAAAATGATACATTCGACACACATCCCTGTATCCATGATCTCCATCTTCTTCCAAATCCCTTTTTCATTAAAACGAAATCCAAAAACTCCCAGCTCACATTATCGTACGCCTTCTCAAAATCCACCTTCAAAACccaacattttttttctttctcctCCCTTCTTCAAGCAGTTCGTTCGCTATAAGTCCACAATCTAGAATCTGTCTTCCTTCGACAAATGCATTTTGAGAATTTGAAATTGTATCTGCTATCACCTTTTTCAGCCTCGATGTTAAGACTTTCGCTATTATCTTATATAAACTTGTTATCAAACTTATCGGTCTGAAATCCTTCACTTTGCGCGAATCGACTTTCTTTCTAATCAGGCAAATATAAGTCTCATTAGTTGCTCCATTTATGATGCCACTGTGAAAGAATTCATCAAAGACCTTCATAAGATCATTTTTTACTATATCCCAACACTCTTGGAAAAAAGCCAAAGTAAAACCATCAGCCCATAAGATCATTTTTGACTATATCCCAACACTCTTGGAAAAAAGCCAAAGTAAAACCATCAGCCCCTGGACTCTTGCCTCCATCGCACTTGAAGACTGCATCCTTAACCTCCTCTTCCGAAAATTTTTTCCTAGATCTCGATTCAACTCCTCTTCAATTGGGCACCATTGGACACCTTCAATACCCCAGCATCTTGCGTCCGGCATGCTGTACAGCCCCTTGAAAAAATCTAGAATTATGGACACAATTCCGTCCCCACATGTTGTAATGGAACCATCATTTCTTTCCAATCTGTCGATGGTGGACTTGCTTTTCCGCTGATTTAGGAGTGAATgaaaaaattttgtgttttgatCCCCCTCTTTAATCCATTTGACCTTGCTTTTTTGGTAATTTATTTGATTCTGTCGACATATCAATTCCTCTAACATCAATTTTGCTTCTTTCCTCTCATTCGATGTTTCCTCCGAACCCCTCCCTTCAGTCTCCAATTTGTCAATTCTGCTGATTTTATTTAATAGCTCTGCTGATTTCATTTCCACCCTGCCATACACCTCTTTGTTGCATTTTTTAATGTCACCCTTAATTGTCTTGAGTTTCATCATGAAAATATATCCCGCCCATCCTTGTGAATCTGTATTGTTCCACCACATTTGTgccaagtttttaaaatttttatc comes from the Primulina huaijiensis isolate GDHJ02 unplaced genomic scaffold, ASM1229523v2 scaffold29321, whole genome shotgun sequence genome and includes:
- the LOC140967859 gene encoding aspartic proteinase 36-like, giving the protein MGSISYFLAYSPQKLMSVISDMMNHHREAKPDTEYCIGWQNSEMQTKNGKEITILGDLALSDKLILYDLENQTIGWTQYNCSSSIKLNDDVTGNTYAVAAHNISAAFNMSGMNFLSFFLLIAALLNLIE